From a region of the Lycium ferocissimum isolate CSIRO_LF1 unplaced genomic scaffold, AGI_CSIRO_Lferr_CH_V1 ctg2601, whole genome shotgun sequence genome:
- the LOC132043619 gene encoding probable dolichyl-diphosphooligosaccharide--protein glycosyltransferase subunit 3B — MAISKPLFLIAIVLLFLAPFNSSFSSSHNDILSDLTNLRSQSPTGVIHLTDQLLRQILTVKTPRPFSFLIFFDAKQLHSKPELSLPTLKAEFTLLSSSFYTNNPESSKIFFFTIEFGESQASFALFGVNSLPHLRLVLPNAVDVKKDSIQMEGSDLGRLADSMAEFVEAKGKISVGPIHRPPMISKKQMTMIVLAGLILSPFLVKKILSGGTLLHDKYVWMAGSIFVYFFSVSGAMHNIIRKMPMFMMDREDPSKLVFFYQGSGMQLGAEGFAVGFLYTILGLLLAFMCHVLVRLKNRTVQRVFMLFALFISFWAVKKVIQLDNWKTGYGIHAYWPSSWN; from the exons ATGGCGATCTCCAAACCCCTATTTCTCATCGCCATTGTACTACTATTCCTTGCACCGTTCAACTCTTCCTTTTCCTCTTCACATAACGACATTCTCTCAGACTTAACAAACCTCCGATCTCAATCACCCACAGGAGTAATCCATCTCACCGATCAACTCCTCCGTCAAATCCTGACCGTTAAAACCCCGCGTCCATTTTCCTTCCTAATCTTCTTCGACGCCAAACAACTCCATTCCAAACCCGAACTCTCACTCCCCACTCTCAAAGCCGAATTTACCCTTTTATCCTCTTCTTTCTACACTAACAACCCGGAAAGCAGTAAAATCTTCTTTTTTACTATTGAGTTTGGTGAATCACAAGCTTCATTTGCGTTATTTGGGGTTAATTCGTTGCCTCATTTGAGGTTAGTGCTGCCAAATGCGGTTGATGTGAAAAAAGATTCGATTCAAATGGAGGGGTCGGATTTGGGTAGATTGGCGGATTCGATGGCGGAGTTTGTTGAGGCGAAAGGGAAGATTAGTGTGGGTCCTATTCATAGACCACCTATGatttccaagaaacaaatgacTATGATTGTTCTTGCAG GGTTGATTTTGAGTccttttttggtgaaaaagatTCTCTCTGGAGGTACCCTTTTGCATGATAAGTACGTATGGATGGCAGGGTCgatttttgtgtattttttcaGTGTTTCGGGTGCAATGCATAATATTATTAGGAAAATGCCTATGTTTATGATGGATAGAGAGGATCCATCGAAGTTGGTTTTCTTTTATCAAGGATCTGGAATGCAATTGGGAGCTGAAGGGTTCGCGGTCGGGTTCTTGTACACGATTTTGGGATTGTTGTTGGCTTTTATGTGTCATGTTCTCGTTCGCCTAAAGAATAGGACTGTGCAGAGGGTGTTTATGCTTTTTGCGCTGTTCATTTCGTTCTGGGCTGTGAAGAAAGTGATTCAACTTGATAATTGGAAGACCGGGTACGGTATTCATGCTTACTGGCCTTCAAGTTGGAATTGA